The following proteins are encoded in a genomic region of Actinomadura sp. NAK00032:
- a CDS encoding succinate dehydrogenase/fumarate reductase iron-sulfur subunit, with amino-acid sequence MKLTLRVWRQSGPRDKGRMVEYKLDDISPDASFLEMLDVLNEKLIAEGEEPVAFDHDCREGICGMCSLVINGTPHGPERATTTCQLHMRKFKDGEVIDVEPWRAKAFPVVKDLVVDRSAFDRMIQAGGYITAPTGTAPEAHSTPVPKPDADRAFEAAECIGCGACVAACPNGSAALFLGAKVTHLGLMPQGQPERWDRVVSMLETHDEEGFGGCTNTGECTAACPKEIPLDVIGRLNGDYLKATTGGKKR; translated from the coding sequence ATGAAGCTCACACTGCGCGTCTGGCGCCAGAGCGGCCCCCGGGACAAGGGGAGGATGGTCGAGTACAAGCTCGACGACATCTCCCCCGACGCCTCGTTCCTGGAGATGCTGGACGTCCTCAACGAGAAGCTCATCGCCGAGGGCGAGGAGCCGGTCGCGTTCGACCACGACTGCCGCGAGGGCATCTGCGGGATGTGCTCGCTGGTCATCAACGGCACCCCGCACGGCCCGGAGCGCGCCACCACCACGTGCCAGCTCCACATGCGCAAGTTCAAGGACGGCGAGGTCATCGACGTCGAGCCGTGGCGCGCCAAGGCGTTCCCGGTGGTGAAGGACCTGGTCGTCGACCGGTCCGCGTTCGACCGGATGATCCAGGCCGGCGGCTACATCACCGCCCCGACCGGCACCGCGCCGGAGGCGCACTCGACCCCGGTGCCGAAGCCGGACGCCGACCGCGCGTTCGAGGCCGCCGAGTGCATCGGCTGCGGCGCCTGTGTCGCGGCCTGCCCGAACGGCTCGGCCGCGCTGTTCCTCGGCGCCAAGGTCACCCACCTCGGGCTGATGCCGCAGGGGCAGCCGGAGCGCTGGGACCGCGTCGTCTCCATGCTGGAGACCCACGACGAGGAGGGCTTCGGCGGCTGCACCAACACCGGCGAGTGCACCGCCGCCTGCCCGAAGGAGATCCCGCTGGACGTCATCGGGCGCCTCAACGGCGACTACCTGAAGGCGACCACCGGCGGCAAGAAGCGCTGA
- a CDS encoding Crp/Fnr family transcriptional regulator codes for MTALEPGSFLADLTAAERADLEARSRVRDFERGDTLFSEGEQPGWVAVLLRGRVKAFSYREQGGEALLAVRGPGALLGEVAAIDGLPRSASVAALEPVQALAIGADEFMAFLQAHGRVSILIMRMLCQRWRDADRKRVEFGMFDATGRVAQRLVELAERFGVPYVPRGGPGEPAAGGESVRITLNLSQEELAGWVGASREAVSKALRTLRRHGWIETGRRRLIVHDLQALRRHAR; via the coding sequence GTGACCGCTCTCGAACCGGGCTCGTTCCTCGCCGATCTGACCGCGGCGGAACGCGCGGATCTGGAAGCACGCTCCCGCGTCCGCGACTTCGAGCGGGGCGACACGCTCTTCTCCGAGGGGGAGCAGCCCGGTTGGGTCGCCGTGCTGCTGCGGGGGCGGGTGAAGGCGTTCTCCTACCGCGAGCAGGGCGGCGAGGCGCTGCTCGCGGTGCGCGGGCCGGGCGCCCTGCTCGGCGAGGTCGCCGCGATCGACGGGCTGCCGCGGTCGGCGTCGGTCGCGGCGCTGGAGCCGGTCCAGGCCCTCGCGATCGGCGCCGACGAGTTCATGGCGTTCCTCCAGGCGCACGGCCGCGTCTCGATCCTCATCATGCGGATGCTGTGCCAGCGGTGGCGCGACGCCGACCGCAAGCGCGTCGAGTTCGGCATGTTCGACGCGACGGGGCGGGTCGCGCAGCGGCTGGTCGAGCTGGCGGAGCGGTTCGGCGTGCCGTACGTCCCGCGCGGCGGGCCCGGCGAGCCCGCGGCGGGCGGGGAGAGCGTGCGCATCACGCTGAACCTGTCGCAGGAGGAGCTGGCGGGCTGGGTCGGCGCGTCCCGGGAGGCGGTGAGCAAGGCGCTGCGCACGCTGCGCCGGCACGGCTGGATCGAGACGGGGCGCCGGCGGCTGATCGTGCACGACCTCCAGGCCCTCCGCCGCCACGCGCGGTAA
- a CDS encoding succinate dehydrogenase cytochrome b subunit — protein sequence MAIAIPAIYRSTVGKKAVMAVTGGILVLYLVAHMVGNLKIFMGAEDFNHYAHWLRTIGEPAVPRRTVLTLIEVVLGVSVILHMWSAVSLAKRAAHARPVKYQSKKKSNAQGYAVRTMRYGGVIIAVYIIWHLLDLTFFVVNPKGADATPYERMVADFDPSRWYITLWYVVAILLVGLHLNHGIWSAFQTLGLRSPRSHNALRGLAATTAALITLGFIAVPVSITFGWVS from the coding sequence GTGGCTATAGCGATACCTGCGATCTACCGATCGACCGTCGGCAAGAAGGCCGTCATGGCGGTGACCGGCGGCATCCTCGTGCTGTACCTGGTCGCGCACATGGTCGGGAACCTGAAGATCTTCATGGGCGCGGAGGACTTCAACCACTACGCGCACTGGCTGCGCACGATCGGTGAGCCCGCGGTACCGCGCCGGACCGTCCTGACCCTCATCGAGGTCGTGCTCGGCGTCTCGGTGATCCTGCACATGTGGTCGGCGGTGTCGCTCGCCAAGCGCGCCGCGCACGCCCGCCCCGTGAAGTACCAGTCGAAGAAGAAGTCGAACGCGCAGGGCTACGCCGTCCGCACGATGCGGTACGGCGGCGTCATCATCGCCGTCTACATCATCTGGCACCTGCTGGACCTGACGTTCTTCGTCGTGAACCCCAAGGGCGCCGACGCCACCCCCTACGAGCGGATGGTCGCCGACTTCGACCCGTCCCGCTGGTACATCACGCTCTGGTACGTCGTCGCCATCCTGCTCGTCGGCCTGCACCTCAACCACGGCATCTGGAGCGCGTTCCAGACGCTCGGGCTGCGCAGCCCGCGCAGCCACAACGCCCTGCGGGGCCTCGCCGCGACCACCGCCGCGCTGATCACGCTCGGCTTCATCGCGGTCCCCGTCTCCATCACGTTCGGATGGGTGAGCTGA
- a CDS encoding fumarate reductase/succinate dehydrogenase flavoprotein subunit gives MTDSFYKSGDPIADTKAPKGPIEDRWTTRKFEAKQVNPANKRKKKIIIIGTGLAGGSAGATLGEAGYHVQQFCFQDSPRRAHSIAAQGGINAAKNYRNDGDSVYRLFYETVKGGDFRSRESNVYRLADISRNIIDQCVAQGVPFAREYGGLLDNRSFGGTQVSRTFYARGQTGQQLLLGAYQALMRQVEAGNVELYPRHEMLDLIMEDGRARGVVVRNLIDGEIKHYTADAVVLASGGYGNVYFLSTNAMGSNVTASWRAHRHGALFANPCYTQIHPTCIPVSGDHQSKLTLMSESLRNDGRVWVPKKGGDTRKPSDIPEDERDYYLERIYPSFGNLVPRDIASRAAKNVCDEGRGVGPGGLGVYLDFADAIGRLGRDKVEAKYGNLFQMYERITGENPYETPMRIYPAVHYTMGGLWVDYDLESTIPGLFVIGEANFSDHGANRLGASALMQGLADGYFVLPNTIGDYIARNALGPVAETAVSEAEERVRTRIDTLLSIDGDRTVDSFHRELGHIMWEYCGMERTEQGLRKALELIPALRAEFWTRVKVTGKGEELNQQLEKAGRVADFFELAELMVIDALHRTESCGGHFRAESQDEDGEAKRDDDNFAHVAAWEWAGEGEQPVLHREALDFEYVKPTQRSYK, from the coding sequence ATGACCGACAGCTTCTACAAGTCCGGCGACCCGATCGCCGACACCAAGGCGCCCAAGGGCCCCATCGAGGACCGCTGGACGACGCGCAAGTTCGAGGCCAAGCAGGTCAACCCGGCCAACAAGCGCAAGAAGAAGATCATCATCATCGGCACCGGGCTGGCCGGCGGCTCCGCCGGCGCGACGCTCGGCGAGGCCGGCTACCACGTCCAGCAGTTCTGCTTCCAGGACTCGCCGCGCCGCGCCCACTCGATCGCCGCGCAGGGCGGCATCAACGCCGCGAAGAACTACCGCAACGACGGCGACAGCGTCTACCGGCTGTTCTACGAGACCGTGAAGGGCGGCGACTTCCGCTCCCGCGAGTCGAACGTGTACCGGCTCGCCGACATCTCCCGGAACATCATCGACCAGTGCGTCGCGCAGGGCGTCCCGTTCGCCCGCGAGTACGGCGGCCTGCTCGACAACCGCTCGTTCGGCGGCACCCAGGTCTCCCGCACCTTCTACGCGCGCGGCCAGACGGGCCAGCAGCTGCTCCTCGGCGCCTACCAGGCGCTGATGCGGCAGGTCGAGGCCGGGAACGTGGAGCTGTACCCGCGGCACGAGATGCTCGACCTGATCATGGAGGACGGGCGGGCCCGCGGCGTCGTCGTCCGGAACCTGATCGACGGCGAGATCAAGCACTACACGGCGGACGCGGTCGTGCTGGCGTCCGGCGGCTACGGCAACGTGTACTTCCTGTCCACGAACGCGATGGGCTCGAACGTCACCGCGTCCTGGCGCGCCCACCGGCACGGCGCCCTGTTCGCCAACCCGTGCTACACGCAGATCCACCCGACGTGCATCCCGGTCAGCGGCGACCACCAGTCGAAGCTGACGCTCATGTCGGAGTCGCTGCGCAACGACGGCCGGGTGTGGGTGCCGAAGAAGGGCGGCGACACCCGCAAGCCGTCCGACATCCCCGAGGACGAGCGCGACTACTACCTGGAGCGCATCTACCCCTCGTTCGGCAACCTCGTCCCCCGCGACATCGCGTCCCGCGCGGCGAAGAACGTCTGCGACGAGGGACGCGGCGTCGGCCCCGGCGGCCTCGGCGTCTACCTCGACTTCGCCGACGCCATCGGGCGGCTCGGCCGCGACAAGGTCGAGGCCAAGTACGGCAACCTCTTCCAGATGTACGAGCGCATCACCGGCGAGAACCCGTACGAGACGCCGATGCGCATCTACCCCGCCGTCCACTACACGATGGGCGGCCTCTGGGTGGACTACGACCTCGAGTCCACCATCCCGGGCCTGTTCGTGATCGGCGAGGCGAACTTCTCCGACCACGGCGCCAACCGGCTCGGCGCGTCCGCGCTGATGCAGGGCCTCGCCGACGGCTACTTCGTCCTGCCGAACACCATCGGCGACTACATCGCCCGCAACGCGCTCGGGCCGGTCGCCGAGACGGCGGTCAGCGAGGCCGAGGAGCGGGTGCGGACCCGGATCGACACGCTGCTCTCGATCGACGGGGACCGCACCGTCGACTCCTTCCACCGCGAGCTCGGCCACATCATGTGGGAGTACTGCGGCATGGAGCGCACCGAGCAGGGCCTGCGCAAGGCCCTGGAGCTGATCCCGGCGCTGCGCGCGGAGTTCTGGACGCGCGTCAAGGTCACCGGCAAGGGCGAGGAGCTGAACCAGCAGCTGGAGAAGGCCGGCCGCGTCGCCGACTTCTTCGAGCTGGCCGAGCTGATGGTCATCGACGCGCTGCACCGCACCGAGTCCTGCGGCGGCCACTTCCGGGCCGAGAGCCAGGACGAGGACGGCGAGGCCAAGCGCGACGACGACAACTTCGCCCACGTCGCCGCCTGGGAATGGGCCGGGGAGGGCGAGCAGCCCGTCCTCCACAGGGAGGCCCTGGACTTCGAATACGTCAAGCCGACGCAGCGGTCGTACAAGTAG
- a CDS encoding succinate dehydrogenase/fumarate reductase iron-sulfur subunit has product MSYEAKFKVWRGDDGSGELADYTVEVNEGEVVLDIIHRLQATQAPDLAVRWNCKAGKCGSCSAEINGMPKLLCMTRMSTFDPDETVTVTPIRTFPVIRDLVTDVSFNYEKAREIPSFDPGDAKPGELRMQQVDVERSQEFRKCIECYLCQNVCHVIRDHEENKESFAGPRFLMRIGELEMHPADQADRRNIAQDDHGLGFCNITKCCTEVCPEHIKITDNALIPMKERVVGRKYDPVVWLGSKLGIVKKGQDTPSA; this is encoded by the coding sequence ATGAGCTACGAGGCCAAGTTCAAGGTCTGGCGCGGCGACGACGGCTCCGGCGAGCTCGCCGACTACACGGTCGAGGTGAACGAGGGCGAGGTCGTCCTCGACATCATCCACCGGCTGCAGGCCACCCAGGCGCCCGACCTCGCCGTCCGGTGGAACTGCAAGGCGGGCAAGTGCGGCTCCTGCTCGGCCGAGATCAACGGCATGCCGAAGCTGCTGTGCATGACGCGGATGTCGACCTTCGACCCGGACGAGACGGTCACCGTCACCCCGATCCGCACGTTCCCCGTCATCCGCGACCTCGTCACGGACGTCTCGTTCAACTACGAGAAGGCGCGGGAGATCCCCTCGTTCGACCCGGGCGACGCGAAGCCCGGCGAGCTGCGCATGCAGCAGGTGGACGTGGAGCGCTCGCAGGAGTTCCGCAAGTGCATCGAGTGCTACCTGTGCCAGAACGTCTGCCACGTCATCCGCGACCATGAGGAGAACAAGGAGAGCTTCGCCGGCCCCCGCTTCCTGATGCGGATCGGGGAGCTGGAGATGCACCCGGCCGACCAGGCCGACCGGCGCAACATCGCGCAGGACGACCACGGCCTCGGCTTCTGCAACATCACCAAGTGCTGCACCGAGGTCTGCCCCGAGCACATCAAGATCACCGACAACGCGCTGATCCCGATGAAGGAGCGCGTCGTGGGCCGCAAGTACGACCCGGTGGTGTGGCTCGGCAGCAAGCTCGGCATCGTGAAGAAAGGCCAGGACACCCCGTCCGCCTGA
- a CDS encoding ABC transporter ATP-binding protein, with amino-acid sequence MKPLPEKNPGTPDHVLRRGRASRGARRGAGGASARYLLWLARVQWRSIAAGALLGVVWMLSQALMPAAIGRAIGDGVAARDERALLVWSGVLLGLGVVQAATGAVRHRFAVYNWLASAYRTVQLVTRQSTRLGGTLPKRLSAGEVVSIGLSDVSHIGDTIDILSRGSGAVVAIVAVAAILLSTSPPLGLIVLVGVPLILAVAAPLLRPYRDRELAHRELVGELSSHATDLVAGLRVLRGIGGETLFSGRYRAGSQRVRAAGVAAARAETRMNGAEVLLPGLLIALVTWIGARFAAERTISVGELVTFYGYAVFLIVPLKTLGEAAGKITKGLVAAGRVTALLAIDPELPAAGTARPAASAELVDIASGLVVRPGRVTAVAAADPRDAQAVADRLGRYADGDVDFGGIPLHAVADVRKRILVAVNEDRLFSGPLAESLAPDADEAALKDAVYAACAEDIVASAGLDAHVAEAGREFSGGQQQRLRLARALAADPDVLVLVEPTSAVDAHTEARIAGRLGQARAGRTTVVCTTSPLMLDRADHVVFVQDGLVVAEGAHRDLLETEPRYAATVTRGETVERAEA; translated from the coding sequence GTGAAGCCGCTGCCGGAGAAAAATCCTGGCACGCCCGACCACGTCCTCCGCCGAGGCAGAGCCTCGCGCGGCGCCCGGAGGGGCGCCGGCGGAGCATCCGCGCGCTACCTGCTGTGGCTGGCGCGCGTCCAGTGGCGCAGCATCGCCGCGGGCGCGCTCCTCGGCGTGGTCTGGATGCTCAGCCAGGCCCTCATGCCCGCCGCGATCGGCCGCGCCATCGGCGACGGCGTCGCGGCGCGGGACGAGCGCGCCCTGCTGGTGTGGTCCGGCGTGCTGCTCGGCCTCGGCGTCGTGCAGGCAGCCACGGGCGCCGTCCGGCACCGGTTCGCCGTCTACAACTGGCTCGCCTCCGCCTACCGGACGGTCCAGCTCGTCACCCGGCAGTCGACCCGCCTCGGCGGGACGCTGCCGAAGCGGCTGAGCGCCGGCGAGGTGGTGAGCATCGGCCTGTCCGACGTGTCGCACATCGGCGACACCATCGACATCCTGTCCCGCGGCTCGGGGGCCGTGGTCGCGATCGTCGCGGTGGCCGCGATCCTGCTGAGCACCTCGCCGCCGCTCGGCCTGATCGTGCTGGTCGGCGTGCCGCTGATCCTGGCGGTCGCGGCGCCGCTGCTGCGCCCCTACCGCGACCGCGAGCTGGCGCACCGCGAGCTGGTCGGCGAGCTGAGCTCGCACGCCACCGACCTCGTCGCGGGCCTGCGGGTGCTGCGCGGCATCGGCGGCGAGACGCTGTTCTCCGGCCGCTACCGCGCCGGGTCGCAGCGGGTGCGCGCGGCCGGGGTGGCGGCCGCGCGGGCCGAGACCCGGATGAACGGCGCCGAGGTGCTGCTGCCCGGGCTGCTGATCGCGCTGGTCACCTGGATCGGGGCCCGGTTCGCCGCCGAGCGGACGATCAGCGTCGGCGAACTGGTCACCTTCTACGGGTACGCGGTGTTCCTGATCGTCCCGCTGAAGACCCTCGGCGAGGCCGCCGGCAAGATCACCAAGGGGCTGGTGGCGGCGGGCCGGGTGACCGCGCTGCTGGCGATCGACCCCGAGCTGCCGGCCGCCGGGACGGCCCGCCCGGCGGCGTCCGCCGAGCTGGTCGACATCGCCTCCGGGCTGGTCGTGCGGCCGGGGCGGGTGACCGCGGTCGCCGCGGCCGACCCGCGCGACGCGCAGGCCGTCGCCGACCGGCTCGGCCGGTACGCCGACGGCGACGTCGACTTCGGCGGCATCCCGCTGCACGCGGTCGCGGACGTCCGGAAGCGGATCCTCGTCGCCGTCAACGAGGACCGCCTCTTCTCCGGGCCGCTGGCCGAGTCCCTCGCGCCGGACGCCGACGAGGCGGCCCTGAAGGACGCCGTCTACGCGGCCTGTGCCGAGGACATCGTCGCGTCCGCCGGCCTGGACGCGCACGTGGCCGAGGCCGGACGGGAGTTCTCCGGCGGCCAGCAGCAGCGCCTCCGCCTCGCGCGGGCGCTCGCCGCAGACCCCGACGTCCTCGTCCTGGTGGAGCCGACCAGCGCGGTGGACGCGCACACCGAAGCACGCATCGCCGGAAGGCTCGGCCAAGCGCGCGCGGGCCGCACCACCGTGGTGTGCACGACCAGCCCGCTGATGCTGGACCGCGCCGACCACGTCGTGTTCGTCCAGGACGGCCTGGTCGTCGCCGAAGGAGCACATCGCGACCTCCTGGAGACCGAGCCGCGCTACGCGGCCACCGTCACCAGGGGAGAGACCGTGGAAAGGGCGGAGGCATGA
- a CDS encoding arginase family protein gives MITFVPYHQDERLPDASFPLDGFDLIPVTRDLPDGDVWERVAALCEPVAAEVADQVAGGTRPAVVSGDCLLAEAVLAGLQKAGVDASVVWYDAHGDVHSAESSTSGYIGGMPLRQIIGTDTALLADRLGLRPLPEDRVVLVDARDLDPAEAEFLASSKVRRCPVDDVVLPDGPLLLHIDLDVVDKDDLPGMKFPVGGGPSYDAVIASVRRVMATGRVAALDIACPWHLPEGDDNAVRGRVLRDLLTA, from the coding sequence ATGATCACATTTGTGCCGTACCACCAGGACGAACGGCTTCCCGACGCGTCCTTCCCCCTGGACGGGTTCGACCTGATCCCGGTGACCCGCGACCTCCCGGACGGCGACGTGTGGGAGCGCGTCGCGGCGCTGTGCGAGCCGGTGGCCGCCGAGGTCGCCGACCAGGTCGCCGGCGGCACCCGGCCGGCCGTCGTCTCCGGCGACTGCCTGCTCGCCGAGGCCGTCCTCGCCGGGCTGCAGAAGGCCGGGGTCGACGCGTCCGTCGTCTGGTACGACGCGCACGGCGACGTCCACTCGGCGGAGAGCTCCACGTCCGGCTACATCGGCGGCATGCCGCTGCGGCAGATCATCGGCACCGACACCGCGCTGCTCGCCGACCGGCTCGGCCTGCGCCCGCTGCCGGAGGACCGCGTCGTCCTGGTGGACGCCCGCGACCTCGACCCGGCCGAGGCCGAGTTCCTCGCGTCGTCGAAGGTGCGGCGCTGCCCGGTGGACGACGTCGTCCTGCCGGACGGGCCGCTGCTCCTGCACATCGACCTGGACGTCGTCGACAAGGACGACCTGCCGGGGATGAAGTTCCCCGTGGGCGGCGGGCCGTCCTATGACGCGGTGATCGCGTCCGTCCGCCGGGTCATGGCGACCGGCCGCGTGGCCGCGCTGGACATCGCCTGCCCCTGGCACCTGCCGGAGGGCGATGACAACGCCGTCCGGGGCCGTGTCCTGCGCGACCTCCTGACCGCCTGA
- a CDS encoding LysR family transcriptional regulator, whose translation MQLQQLAYFVAVAEVRHFTQAAEILRVAQPSLSKQIRALESELNVSLFRRARGNITLTPAGEALLPLAKRILADVDTARLEVQELAGLKRGRVRLGATPSLCAGLLADVLRRFHDMYPGIQLIVEEGGSRDLVRELTRGSLDMALVILPLQGDPPLDTTPILREYLVVASPAGAGTPPQLPRRSYLRIEDLQNRPLVMFRPGYDLREATISACRAAGFEPKFAVEGGEMDAVLRFVEVGLGIAVVPSMVLAGRPGLRGTPLVLADEEARRGRHGPGLLRTIALAHRKDVELTHAARAFQETLEAFLAEAAGAGTLPAGVENLVGAE comes from the coding sequence ATGCAGCTACAGCAGCTCGCCTACTTCGTCGCGGTCGCGGAGGTGCGCCACTTCACGCAGGCCGCGGAGATCCTGCGGGTCGCGCAGCCGTCGCTGTCCAAGCAGATCCGGGCGCTGGAGAGCGAGCTGAACGTCTCCCTGTTCCGGCGCGCGCGCGGCAACATCACCCTGACGCCCGCCGGTGAGGCGCTGCTGCCCCTGGCCAAGCGCATCCTGGCGGACGTCGACACCGCGCGCCTGGAGGTGCAGGAACTCGCCGGCCTCAAACGCGGCCGGGTGCGGCTCGGCGCCACGCCGTCCCTCTGCGCGGGCCTGCTGGCGGACGTCCTGCGCCGCTTCCACGACATGTACCCGGGCATCCAGCTCATCGTCGAGGAGGGCGGCTCCCGCGACCTCGTCCGGGAGCTGACGCGCGGTTCCCTGGACATGGCCCTGGTCATCCTCCCGCTCCAGGGCGACCCGCCGCTGGACACCACCCCGATACTGCGCGAGTACCTGGTGGTCGCCTCCCCGGCGGGGGCGGGCACGCCCCCGCAGCTGCCGCGCCGCTCGTACCTGCGCATCGAGGACCTGCAGAACCGCCCGCTGGTGATGTTCCGCCCCGGATACGACCTGCGGGAGGCGACGATCAGCGCCTGCCGGGCGGCGGGCTTCGAGCCGAAGTTCGCGGTCGAGGGCGGCGAGATGGACGCCGTGCTGCGCTTCGTCGAGGTCGGCCTCGGCATCGCGGTCGTCCCGAGCATGGTCCTCGCCGGGCGCCCCGGCCTGCGCGGGACGCCGCTCGTCCTGGCCGACGAGGAGGCGCGGCGGGGCCGCCACGGTCCGGGCCTGCTGCGCACCATCGCGCTCGCCCACCGCAAGGACGTCGAGCTGACCCATGCGGCCCGCGCGTTCCAGGAGACCTTGGAGGCGTTCCTCGCGGAGGCCGCCGGGGCGGGGACCCTCCCCGCGGGCGTCGAGAACCTGGTCGGCGCCGAGTAG
- a CDS encoding PP2C family protein-serine/threonine phosphatase: protein MSTISHQTYPFAPGAEDRTDLLLIDADPSDVLMVEKMLAESGLDTAIAVASDLAEARRALTRRTQCILVDLSTPGIDRLDGLRQVLALSETAAVVVLTGLDDAHLGVQAVAAGAEDYLVKQEVDAPLLARAIRYAIERKRSEETERRLVEARILGRENARLERGLLPVPLIEDASLRHHTRYRPGRRRALLGGDFYDTVQTEGGAVHLMIGDVCGHGPDEAALGVQLRMAWRTLVLAGHTGEQLLGTLDTVLGHERRSEEIFTTLCMITIAPSRRTARMHLAGHPAPLLFHGVLGEDGEVAALPDYAHGPALGLLPGAEWPTTEIDLGDSWGLMLYTDGLIEGKVGAGSDRLGTDGLVGLAREARTRGATGRALIDDLVTEVEHLNGDALTDDLAVLLLSRQPGRA from the coding sequence GTGAGCACCATCAGCCATCAGACGTACCCCTTCGCACCGGGGGCCGAGGACAGGACCGACCTGCTCCTCATCGACGCCGACCCCTCCGACGTCCTCATGGTCGAGAAGATGCTCGCCGAGAGCGGCCTGGACACCGCCATCGCGGTCGCGTCCGACCTCGCCGAGGCCCGCCGCGCGCTGACCCGCCGCACGCAGTGCATCCTCGTCGACCTGTCCACCCCCGGCATCGACCGGCTGGACGGGCTGCGCCAGGTGCTGGCCCTGTCCGAGACCGCCGCCGTGGTCGTGCTGACCGGCCTCGACGACGCCCACCTCGGCGTCCAGGCCGTCGCCGCCGGCGCCGAGGACTACCTGGTCAAGCAGGAGGTCGACGCCCCGCTGCTGGCCCGCGCGATCCGCTACGCCATCGAGCGCAAGCGCTCGGAGGAGACCGAGCGGCGGCTCGTCGAGGCCCGCATCCTCGGCCGCGAGAACGCCCGGCTGGAGCGCGGGCTGCTGCCCGTCCCGCTGATCGAGGACGCGTCGCTGCGGCACCACACCCGCTACCGGCCCGGCCGGCGGCGCGCCCTGCTCGGCGGCGACTTCTACGACACCGTGCAGACCGAGGGCGGCGCCGTCCACCTGATGATCGGGGACGTCTGCGGGCACGGCCCGGACGAGGCGGCCCTCGGCGTCCAGCTCCGGATGGCGTGGCGGACGCTCGTGCTCGCCGGGCACACCGGCGAGCAGCTGCTCGGCACCCTCGACACCGTCCTCGGGCACGAGCGGCGCAGCGAGGAGATCTTCACCACGCTGTGCATGATCACGATCGCGCCGTCCCGGCGGACCGCGCGGATGCACCTGGCCGGGCACCCGGCGCCGCTGCTGTTCCACGGCGTCCTCGGCGAGGACGGCGAGGTCGCGGCGCTGCCCGACTACGCGCACGGGCCGGCGCTCGGGCTGCTGCCGGGCGCCGAGTGGCCGACGACCGAGATCGACCTCGGCGACTCCTGGGGCCTGATGCTCTACACCGACGGCCTCATCGAGGGGAAGGTCGGCGCCGGCTCGGACCGGCTCGGCACCGACGGCCTGGTCGGGCTGGCGCGCGAGGCGCGCACCCGGGGCGCCACCGGGCGCGCCCTGATCGACGACCTGGTCACCGAGGTCGAGCACCTCAACGGCGACGCCCTCACCGACGACCTCGCGGTGCTGCTGCTGTCCCGGCAGCCCGGGCGCGCGTAA